Proteins encoded within one genomic window of Perognathus longimembris pacificus isolate PPM17 chromosome 28, ASM2315922v1, whole genome shotgun sequence:
- the Srpk3 gene encoding SRSF protein kinase 3 isoform X4 produces the protein MSASTGGGAGGDSGDGSSSSSQTSYGPGSSGSELAPATAARGLQGLLGSDDEEQEDPKDYCKGGYYPVKIGDLFNGRYHVVRKLGWGHFSTVWLCWDIQRKRFVALKVVKSAGHYTETAVDEIKLLKCVRDSDPSDPKRETIVQLIDDFRISGVNGVHVCMVLEVLGHQLLKWIIKSNYQGLPVPCVKSIVRQVLHGLDYLHTKCKIIHTDIKPENILLCVGDAYIRRLAAEATEWQQSGAPPLSRSTVSTAPQEVLQTGKLSKNKRKKMRRKRKQQKRLLEERLRDLQRLEAMEAAAQAEDSGSRLERGSGSTSSSGCQQGGAGPGPSSASSSPAPGGNRSLSPSSQTSGFSGSLFSPASCSILSGSSNQRETGGLLSPSTPFGASNLLVNPLEPQNADKIKIKIADLGNACWVHKHFTEDIQTRQYRAVEVLIGAEYGPPADIWSTACMAFELATGDYLFEPHSGEDYSRDEGELRHIHNLKHWGLYEVLMEKYEWPLEQATQFSAFLLPMMEYIPEKRASAADCLQHPWLNP, from the exons ATGAGTGCCAGCACGGGCGGTGGCGCTGGGGGGGACAGTGGTGACGGAAGCAGCAGCAG ttCGCAGACCTCCTATGGGCCCGGGTCCTCAGGCTCTGAACTAGCCCCTGCCACGGCAGCCCGGGGGCTGCAGGGCCTCCTGGGCTCCGATGATGAGGAACAGGAAGATCCCAAGGACTACTGCAAGG GTGGCTACTACCCCGTGAAGATCGGCGACCTCTTCAATGGGCGGTACCACGTGGTGCGCAAGCTGGGTTGGGGCCACTTCTCCACTGTCTGGCTCTGTTGGGACATCCA GCGCAAGCGCTTTGTGGCCCTGAAAGTGGTGAAGAGCGCAGGCCATTACACGGAGACAGCTGTGGATGAGATCAAGCTCCTGAAATGT GTCCGGGACAGTGACCCTAGTGACCCTAAAAGAGAGACCATTGTTCAGCTTATTGATGACTTCAGAATCTCAGGGGTTAATGGCGTTC ATGTATGTATGGTGCTGGAGGTCCTGGGCCACCAGCTCCTCAAGTGGATCATCAAGTCCAACTACCAGGGGCTGCCTGTGCCCTGTGTCAAGAGTATTGTGAGGCAG GTGCTGCATGGCCTGGACTACCTTCATACGAAGTGCAAGATCATTCACACAGACATCAAGCCCGAGAACATTCTGCTGTGTGTTGGTGACGCCTACATTAGGCGCCTGGCTGCTGAGGCCACAGAGTGGCAGCAGTCAGGGGCCCCGCCCCTGTCCCGCTCCACAG TCAGCACTGCCCCCCAGGAGGTCTTG CAGACTGGTAAGCTGTCCaaaaacaagaggaagaagatgaggcgCAAGCGCAAGCAGCAGAAGCGGCTGCTGGAGGAGCGGCTGCGGGACCTGCAGAGGCTGGAGGCCATGGAGGCCGCGGCCCAGGCCGAGG ATTCTGGCTCCAGACTAGAGAGGGGCAGCGGCTCCACGTCATCCTCAGGCTGCCAGCAAGGGGGTGCCGGGCCCggcccctcctcagcctcctcctcccctgcccctgggggcaaccgcagcctcagccccagctcGCAGACCTCCGGCTTCTCAGGCTCCCTGTTCTCGCCggcctcctgctccatcctctcgGGCTCTTCCAACCAGCGCGAGACGGGGGGCCTCCTGTCGCCCAGCA cACCATTTGGTGCTTCGAACCTCCTGGTGAACCCCCTGGAGCCCCAAAACGCAGACAAGATCAAGATCAAGATCGCAGACCTGGGCAACGCCTGCTGGGTG CACAAGCACTTCACGGAGGACATTCAGACTCGGCAGTACCGGGCGGTGGAGGTGCTCATTGGTGCCGAGTACGGCCCCCCGGCTGACATCTGGAGCACGGCGTGCATG GCCTTCGAGCTGGCCACGGGCGACTACCTGTTCGAGCCGCACTCTGGAGAAGACTACAGTCGTGATGAGG GCGAGCTGCGGCACATCCACAACCTCAAGCACTGGGGCCTGTACGAGGTGCTCATGGAGAAGTACGAGTGGCCGCTGGAGCAGGCCACGCAGTTCAGTGCCTTCCTGCTGCCCATGATGGAATACATCCCAGAGAAGCGGGCCAGCGCCGCGGACTGCCTCCAGCACCCCTGGCTGAACCCCTAG
- the Srpk3 gene encoding SRSF protein kinase 3 isoform X2 — MSASTGGGAGGDSGDGSSSSSQTSYGPGSSGSELAPATAARGLQGLLGSDDEEQEDPKDYCKGGYYPVKIGDLFNGRYHVVRKLGWGHFSTVWLCWDIQRKRFVALKVVKSAGHYTETAVDEIKLLKCVRDSDPSDPKRETIVQLIDDFRISGVNGVHVCMVLEVLGHQLLKWIIKSNYQGLPVPCVKSIVRQVLHGLDYLHTKCKIIHTDIKPENILLCVGDAYIRRLAAEATEWQQSGAPPLSRSTVSTAPQEVLTGKLSKNKRKKMRRKRKQQKRLLEERLRDLQRLEAMEAAAQAEDSGSRLERGSGSTSSSGCQQGGAGPGPSSASSSPAPGGNRSLSPSSQTSGFSGSLFSPASCSILSGSSNQRETGGLLSPSTPFGASNLLVNPLEPQNADKIKIKIADLGNACWVHKHFTEDIQTRQYRAVEVLIGAEYGPPADIWSTACMAFELATGDYLFEPHSGEDYSRDEDHIAHIVELLGDIPPAFALSGRYSREFFNRRGELRHIHNLKHWGLYEVLMEKYEWPLEQATQFSAFLLPMMEYIPEKRASAADCLQHPWLNP, encoded by the exons ATGAGTGCCAGCACGGGCGGTGGCGCTGGGGGGGACAGTGGTGACGGAAGCAGCAGCAG ttCGCAGACCTCCTATGGGCCCGGGTCCTCAGGCTCTGAACTAGCCCCTGCCACGGCAGCCCGGGGGCTGCAGGGCCTCCTGGGCTCCGATGATGAGGAACAGGAAGATCCCAAGGACTACTGCAAGG GTGGCTACTACCCCGTGAAGATCGGCGACCTCTTCAATGGGCGGTACCACGTGGTGCGCAAGCTGGGTTGGGGCCACTTCTCCACTGTCTGGCTCTGTTGGGACATCCA GCGCAAGCGCTTTGTGGCCCTGAAAGTGGTGAAGAGCGCAGGCCATTACACGGAGACAGCTGTGGATGAGATCAAGCTCCTGAAATGT GTCCGGGACAGTGACCCTAGTGACCCTAAAAGAGAGACCATTGTTCAGCTTATTGATGACTTCAGAATCTCAGGGGTTAATGGCGTTC ATGTATGTATGGTGCTGGAGGTCCTGGGCCACCAGCTCCTCAAGTGGATCATCAAGTCCAACTACCAGGGGCTGCCTGTGCCCTGTGTCAAGAGTATTGTGAGGCAG GTGCTGCATGGCCTGGACTACCTTCATACGAAGTGCAAGATCATTCACACAGACATCAAGCCCGAGAACATTCTGCTGTGTGTTGGTGACGCCTACATTAGGCGCCTGGCTGCTGAGGCCACAGAGTGGCAGCAGTCAGGGGCCCCGCCCCTGTCCCGCTCCACAG TCAGCACTGCCCCCCAGGAGGTCTTG ACTGGTAAGCTGTCCaaaaacaagaggaagaagatgaggcgCAAGCGCAAGCAGCAGAAGCGGCTGCTGGAGGAGCGGCTGCGGGACCTGCAGAGGCTGGAGGCCATGGAGGCCGCGGCCCAGGCCGAGG ATTCTGGCTCCAGACTAGAGAGGGGCAGCGGCTCCACGTCATCCTCAGGCTGCCAGCAAGGGGGTGCCGGGCCCggcccctcctcagcctcctcctcccctgcccctgggggcaaccgcagcctcagccccagctcGCAGACCTCCGGCTTCTCAGGCTCCCTGTTCTCGCCggcctcctgctccatcctctcgGGCTCTTCCAACCAGCGCGAGACGGGGGGCCTCCTGTCGCCCAGCA cACCATTTGGTGCTTCGAACCTCCTGGTGAACCCCCTGGAGCCCCAAAACGCAGACAAGATCAAGATCAAGATCGCAGACCTGGGCAACGCCTGCTGGGTG CACAAGCACTTCACGGAGGACATTCAGACTCGGCAGTACCGGGCGGTGGAGGTGCTCATTGGTGCCGAGTACGGCCCCCCGGCTGACATCTGGAGCACGGCGTGCATG GCCTTCGAGCTGGCCACGGGCGACTACCTGTTCGAGCCGCACTCTGGAGAAGACTACAGTCGTGATGAGG ACCACATCGCTCACATCGTGGAGCTTCTGGGAGACATCCCCCCGGCCTTTGCCCTGTCAGGCCGCTACTCCCGCGAGTTCTTCAACCGCAGAG GCGAGCTGCGGCACATCCACAACCTCAAGCACTGGGGCCTGTACGAGGTGCTCATGGAGAAGTACGAGTGGCCGCTGGAGCAGGCCACGCAGTTCAGTGCCTTCCTGCTGCCCATGATGGAATACATCCCAGAGAAGCGGGCCAGCGCCGCGGACTGCCTCCAGCACCCCTGGCTGAACCCCTAG
- the Srpk3 gene encoding SRSF protein kinase 3 isoform X1 encodes MSASTGGGAGGDSGDGSSSSSQTSYGPGSSGSELAPATAARGLQGLLGSDDEEQEDPKDYCKGGYYPVKIGDLFNGRYHVVRKLGWGHFSTVWLCWDIQRKRFVALKVVKSAGHYTETAVDEIKLLKCVRDSDPSDPKRETIVQLIDDFRISGVNGVHVCMVLEVLGHQLLKWIIKSNYQGLPVPCVKSIVRQVLHGLDYLHTKCKIIHTDIKPENILLCVGDAYIRRLAAEATEWQQSGAPPLSRSTVSTAPQEVLQTGKLSKNKRKKMRRKRKQQKRLLEERLRDLQRLEAMEAAAQAEDSGSRLERGSGSTSSSGCQQGGAGPGPSSASSSPAPGGNRSLSPSSQTSGFSGSLFSPASCSILSGSSNQRETGGLLSPSTPFGASNLLVNPLEPQNADKIKIKIADLGNACWVHKHFTEDIQTRQYRAVEVLIGAEYGPPADIWSTACMAFELATGDYLFEPHSGEDYSRDEDHIAHIVELLGDIPPAFALSGRYSREFFNRRGELRHIHNLKHWGLYEVLMEKYEWPLEQATQFSAFLLPMMEYIPEKRASAADCLQHPWLNP; translated from the exons ATGAGTGCCAGCACGGGCGGTGGCGCTGGGGGGGACAGTGGTGACGGAAGCAGCAGCAG ttCGCAGACCTCCTATGGGCCCGGGTCCTCAGGCTCTGAACTAGCCCCTGCCACGGCAGCCCGGGGGCTGCAGGGCCTCCTGGGCTCCGATGATGAGGAACAGGAAGATCCCAAGGACTACTGCAAGG GTGGCTACTACCCCGTGAAGATCGGCGACCTCTTCAATGGGCGGTACCACGTGGTGCGCAAGCTGGGTTGGGGCCACTTCTCCACTGTCTGGCTCTGTTGGGACATCCA GCGCAAGCGCTTTGTGGCCCTGAAAGTGGTGAAGAGCGCAGGCCATTACACGGAGACAGCTGTGGATGAGATCAAGCTCCTGAAATGT GTCCGGGACAGTGACCCTAGTGACCCTAAAAGAGAGACCATTGTTCAGCTTATTGATGACTTCAGAATCTCAGGGGTTAATGGCGTTC ATGTATGTATGGTGCTGGAGGTCCTGGGCCACCAGCTCCTCAAGTGGATCATCAAGTCCAACTACCAGGGGCTGCCTGTGCCCTGTGTCAAGAGTATTGTGAGGCAG GTGCTGCATGGCCTGGACTACCTTCATACGAAGTGCAAGATCATTCACACAGACATCAAGCCCGAGAACATTCTGCTGTGTGTTGGTGACGCCTACATTAGGCGCCTGGCTGCTGAGGCCACAGAGTGGCAGCAGTCAGGGGCCCCGCCCCTGTCCCGCTCCACAG TCAGCACTGCCCCCCAGGAGGTCTTG CAGACTGGTAAGCTGTCCaaaaacaagaggaagaagatgaggcgCAAGCGCAAGCAGCAGAAGCGGCTGCTGGAGGAGCGGCTGCGGGACCTGCAGAGGCTGGAGGCCATGGAGGCCGCGGCCCAGGCCGAGG ATTCTGGCTCCAGACTAGAGAGGGGCAGCGGCTCCACGTCATCCTCAGGCTGCCAGCAAGGGGGTGCCGGGCCCggcccctcctcagcctcctcctcccctgcccctgggggcaaccgcagcctcagccccagctcGCAGACCTCCGGCTTCTCAGGCTCCCTGTTCTCGCCggcctcctgctccatcctctcgGGCTCTTCCAACCAGCGCGAGACGGGGGGCCTCCTGTCGCCCAGCA cACCATTTGGTGCTTCGAACCTCCTGGTGAACCCCCTGGAGCCCCAAAACGCAGACAAGATCAAGATCAAGATCGCAGACCTGGGCAACGCCTGCTGGGTG CACAAGCACTTCACGGAGGACATTCAGACTCGGCAGTACCGGGCGGTGGAGGTGCTCATTGGTGCCGAGTACGGCCCCCCGGCTGACATCTGGAGCACGGCGTGCATG GCCTTCGAGCTGGCCACGGGCGACTACCTGTTCGAGCCGCACTCTGGAGAAGACTACAGTCGTGATGAGG ACCACATCGCTCACATCGTGGAGCTTCTGGGAGACATCCCCCCGGCCTTTGCCCTGTCAGGCCGCTACTCCCGCGAGTTCTTCAACCGCAGAG GCGAGCTGCGGCACATCCACAACCTCAAGCACTGGGGCCTGTACGAGGTGCTCATGGAGAAGTACGAGTGGCCGCTGGAGCAGGCCACGCAGTTCAGTGCCTTCCTGCTGCCCATGATGGAATACATCCCAGAGAAGCGGGCCAGCGCCGCGGACTGCCTCCAGCACCCCTGGCTGAACCCCTAG
- the Srpk3 gene encoding SRSF protein kinase 3 isoform X3 encodes MSASTGGGAGGDSGDGSSSSSQTSYGPGSSGSELAPATAARGLQGLLGSDDEEQEDPKDYCKGGYYPVKIGDLFNGRYHVVRKLGWGHFSTVWLCWDIQRKRFVALKVVKSAGHYTETAVDEIKLLKCAPDVCMVLEVLGHQLLKWIIKSNYQGLPVPCVKSIVRQVLHGLDYLHTKCKIIHTDIKPENILLCVGDAYIRRLAAEATEWQQSGAPPLSRSTVSTAPQEVLQTGKLSKNKRKKMRRKRKQQKRLLEERLRDLQRLEAMEAAAQAEDSGSRLERGSGSTSSSGCQQGGAGPGPSSASSSPAPGGNRSLSPSSQTSGFSGSLFSPASCSILSGSSNQRETGGLLSPSTPFGASNLLVNPLEPQNADKIKIKIADLGNACWVHKHFTEDIQTRQYRAVEVLIGAEYGPPADIWSTACMAFELATGDYLFEPHSGEDYSRDEDHIAHIVELLGDIPPAFALSGRYSREFFNRRGELRHIHNLKHWGLYEVLMEKYEWPLEQATQFSAFLLPMMEYIPEKRASAADCLQHPWLNP; translated from the exons ATGAGTGCCAGCACGGGCGGTGGCGCTGGGGGGGACAGTGGTGACGGAAGCAGCAGCAG ttCGCAGACCTCCTATGGGCCCGGGTCCTCAGGCTCTGAACTAGCCCCTGCCACGGCAGCCCGGGGGCTGCAGGGCCTCCTGGGCTCCGATGATGAGGAACAGGAAGATCCCAAGGACTACTGCAAGG GTGGCTACTACCCCGTGAAGATCGGCGACCTCTTCAATGGGCGGTACCACGTGGTGCGCAAGCTGGGTTGGGGCCACTTCTCCACTGTCTGGCTCTGTTGGGACATCCA GCGCAAGCGCTTTGTGGCCCTGAAAGTGGTGAAGAGCGCAGGCCATTACACGGAGACAGCTGTGGATGAGATCAAGCTCCTGAAATGT GCCCCAGATGTATGTATGGTGCTGGAGGTCCTGGGCCACCAGCTCCTCAAGTGGATCATCAAGTCCAACTACCAGGGGCTGCCTGTGCCCTGTGTCAAGAGTATTGTGAGGCAG GTGCTGCATGGCCTGGACTACCTTCATACGAAGTGCAAGATCATTCACACAGACATCAAGCCCGAGAACATTCTGCTGTGTGTTGGTGACGCCTACATTAGGCGCCTGGCTGCTGAGGCCACAGAGTGGCAGCAGTCAGGGGCCCCGCCCCTGTCCCGCTCCACAG TCAGCACTGCCCCCCAGGAGGTCTTG CAGACTGGTAAGCTGTCCaaaaacaagaggaagaagatgaggcgCAAGCGCAAGCAGCAGAAGCGGCTGCTGGAGGAGCGGCTGCGGGACCTGCAGAGGCTGGAGGCCATGGAGGCCGCGGCCCAGGCCGAGG ATTCTGGCTCCAGACTAGAGAGGGGCAGCGGCTCCACGTCATCCTCAGGCTGCCAGCAAGGGGGTGCCGGGCCCggcccctcctcagcctcctcctcccctgcccctgggggcaaccgcagcctcagccccagctcGCAGACCTCCGGCTTCTCAGGCTCCCTGTTCTCGCCggcctcctgctccatcctctcgGGCTCTTCCAACCAGCGCGAGACGGGGGGCCTCCTGTCGCCCAGCA cACCATTTGGTGCTTCGAACCTCCTGGTGAACCCCCTGGAGCCCCAAAACGCAGACAAGATCAAGATCAAGATCGCAGACCTGGGCAACGCCTGCTGGGTG CACAAGCACTTCACGGAGGACATTCAGACTCGGCAGTACCGGGCGGTGGAGGTGCTCATTGGTGCCGAGTACGGCCCCCCGGCTGACATCTGGAGCACGGCGTGCATG GCCTTCGAGCTGGCCACGGGCGACTACCTGTTCGAGCCGCACTCTGGAGAAGACTACAGTCGTGATGAGG ACCACATCGCTCACATCGTGGAGCTTCTGGGAGACATCCCCCCGGCCTTTGCCCTGTCAGGCCGCTACTCCCGCGAGTTCTTCAACCGCAGAG GCGAGCTGCGGCACATCCACAACCTCAAGCACTGGGGCCTGTACGAGGTGCTCATGGAGAAGTACGAGTGGCCGCTGGAGCAGGCCACGCAGTTCAGTGCCTTCCTGCTGCCCATGATGGAATACATCCCAGAGAAGCGGGCCAGCGCCGCGGACTGCCTCCAGCACCCCTGGCTGAACCCCTAG